One region of Bacillus horti genomic DNA includes:
- a CDS encoding DUF3137 domain-containing protein, protein MFPTFEQILPILRDHIQTLEDKRSKIVSGYKKFGIGFALGLAILILCMVAGFSGTFFVFLIFIVYIGISVGKIMKQKREIRTEFKQHVVGKISTELLRQCELPNATDKFEYHCDYRKNGRIRDQYIRNSHLFNFKIDKTRGEDLFSGRIGLTDFQFSELELIQVRTSTDSKGRSTTKNVTMFDGILFVADFHKDFDGVTTLKSGNIFNRSGINSLLQGVGNIFSSQKKVTVTLENEEFNKAFHVVSTDEVKARYLLSVSMLERIMNFKKRHPHGIELSFVNSYMSIALGKGKDYFEPNVFKPFDGSQARTVYEDLLFFFGMIEDFDLNTRIWNKA, encoded by the coding sequence ATGTTTCCAACTTTTGAACAGATACTCCCTATTTTACGCGATCATATCCAAACTCTAGAAGATAAAAGAAGCAAAATAGTCTCAGGCTATAAAAAGTTTGGTATTGGCTTTGCCCTTGGGCTCGCCATTCTTATTCTCTGCATGGTAGCAGGCTTCTCAGGTACTTTCTTTGTGTTTCTAATCTTCATCGTATACATAGGTATTAGTGTAGGTAAGATCATGAAGCAAAAAAGAGAAATCCGAACCGAATTTAAACAGCATGTTGTTGGTAAAATTTCTACAGAGCTACTGAGACAGTGCGAGTTGCCTAATGCAACAGACAAATTTGAATATCACTGTGATTACAGGAAAAACGGTAGGATTAGAGATCAGTATATTAGAAACAGTCACCTATTTAATTTTAAGATTGATAAAACGCGTGGAGAGGATTTATTTTCAGGCAGAATCGGACTAACCGATTTTCAGTTCTCAGAGCTTGAACTGATTCAGGTAAGAACCTCTACGGACTCAAAAGGCAGAAGTACAACAAAAAATGTAACGATGTTCGATGGTATTTTGTTTGTCGCTGATTTTCACAAGGACTTTGACGGAGTTACGACTTTGAAGTCAGGTAATATTTTCAATAGAAGTGGAATTAACTCCTTGTTACAAGGAGTAGGCAATATCTTTTCCTCTCAGAAAAAGGTCACCGTGACTCTTGAAAATGAAGAATTTAATAAGGCATTCCATGTTGTTTCCACCGATGAGGTAAAAGCAAGATATCTCTTATCAGTGAGCATGCTGGAGAGGATTATGAATTTCAAAAAGAGACATCCTCATGGTATCGAGTTGTCGTTTGTAAACTCATACATGAGTATTGCTTTAGGTAAAGGAAAGGATTATTTTGAGCCTAATGTGTTTAAACCTTTTGATGGGAGTCAAGCAAGGACTGTATATGAAGATCTTTTATTCTTCTTCGGTATGATCGAAGATTTTGATCTTAATACACGGATTTGGAACAAGGCTTAA